One part of the Alligator mississippiensis isolate rAllMis1 chromosome 3, rAllMis1, whole genome shotgun sequence genome encodes these proteins:
- the EDN1 gene encoding endothelin-1, with translation MGCARLLLFLPLLLGSAVGAQLGAENGPSSAPLPLRRAKRCSCSSLMDEECVYFCHLDIIWINTPQKTVPYGLGGPSRARRSLKHAVSGKLAESNNRCRCANQKDKKCLNFCQTGKELWAQSTIEKGWDHLNKGEGCRGLKCLHRELLNSRKMRRLEAIGNNIKTSFRIAKLKATLHEVKQLTHNRAHKRQNSWESQKTS, from the exons ATGGGCTGTGCTCGCCTACTCCTGTTCCTGCCGCTGCTGCTCGGCTCAG ctgttgGTGCTCAGCTGGGAGCTGAGAATGGGCCCTCTAGCGCCCCCTTGCCACTGCGCAGGGCCAAgcgctgctcctgctcctctttGATGGATGAGGAGTGCGTCTACTTCTGCCACCTTGACATCATCTGGATCAACACGCCACA GAAAACTGTGCCATATGGACTTGGAGGTCCTTCTCGAGCCCGGCGATCTCTGAAACACGCAGTCTCCGGAAAGCTTGCAGAATCAAACAACAGATGCCGATGTGCCAACCAAAAAGACAAGAAATGTCTGAACTTCTGCCAGACAGGAAAAGAACTCTG GGCTCAGTCCACAATAGAGAAGGGTTGGGATCATCTCAACAAAGGTGAAGGTTGTAGAGGACTGAAGTGCCTGCACAGAGAACTACTTAACAGCAGGAAAATGAGAAG ACTAGAGGCCATTGGTAACAATATCAAAACTTCTTTCCGGATTGCAAAGCTAAAGGCTACACTCCACGAAGTGAAACAGCTGACGCATAATAGAGCACATAAAAGGCAAAACAGCTGGGAAAGTCAGAAAACATCCTAG